A genomic stretch from Larimichthys crocea isolate SSNF chromosome XXII, L_crocea_2.0, whole genome shotgun sequence includes:
- the nufip2 gene encoding nuclear fragile X mental retardation-interacting protein 2, with the protein MEEQPKDRAQDRQYHHQHQHHHHHRGGEDRNSTTTCLKNDQSHFHQRQHQETQTKKTGNKKVNISEEDGEKSPHLSDTVGMSHPPNSNGNRHTSNTNVKQKSTQKLYTTVPKASSKGLDYKKNMDLKNDKEKALDLNHHEAQPLDKKDSVLFQNGVVNCGLITNGYSSKDNDGSGSEGGYTTPKKRKARCNNTKNTDNVIREKEKDMQQGNTTQEHGAFNVEAAEKGVTSRLDGFRAAHKAEAQSATRRAVASDASASESQRKNSDGKTVGTFGKKTEERHKAKLSSPSKEDSWTLFKPPPVFPVDNSSAKIVPKISYASKVKENLNKVAQGGGEALPPPVRLSQVPMSAMKTITSASFTNGPVSGNGNGCPVGTFFAPAASSIPPAPSIPSGDNVASPLESNCSSTTSPVDGEAYELRKCTLLIYPLNMQPVLPSARHLDPPAAHTNQKALGDIFQNQWGLSFINEPNLGPEGGCGQVPAEDKTTVVTPQSECQAVAAKAAQPCFDVSPSFLEPGTLAPEPEKRTCAPCSVSNACSPACATSEEENKLQPCGQEKTKAEGKGAGSAASAPSKDNGAKPAQGQLTTLLFGSSKEQAHSKDIGRRCSWGSFDIKAAVTYHTKEMEFIFNLQKQDPKRVVVYDETKDGPDQ; encoded by the exons ATGGAGGAACAGCCCAAAGATCGGGCACAAGACAGGCAataccaccaccaacaccaacaccaccaccaccaccgaggaggagaggacagaaacTCTACTACAACTTGTCTAAAAAATGATCAGAGCCACTTCCACCAGCGCCAGCATCAGGAAACGCAGACGAAGAAAACAG gcaataaaaaagtaaacatcaGTGAGGAAGACGGGGAGAAGAGTCCACATCTGTCTGATACTGTTGGTATGTCGCATCCCCCCAACAGCAATGGTAACAGACACACGAGTAACACAAATGTGAAGCAGAAGTCAACACAAAAGCTGTACACGACTGTTCCAAAAGCGAGCAGCAAAGGACTGGACTATAAGAAGAATATGGAccttaaaaatgacaaagaaaaggcCCTGGATTTGAATCATCATGAGGCCCAACCTCTGGATAAGAAagactctgtgttgtttcaaaATGGCGTTGTAAACTGTGGCTTAATTACAAATGGCTATTCGAGCAAGGACAATGATGGCAGCGGCTCCGAAGGTGGATATACTACTCCGAAAAAACGCAAGGCCAGATGTAACAACACCAAGAACACTGATAATGTGAttagagaaaaggagaaagacaTGCAGCAGGGCAACACTACACAGGAGCATGGGGCTTTTAATGTCGAGGCGGCTGAGAAGGGAGTGACTTCCAGACTTGACGGCTTTCGAGCCGCCCATAAAGCAGAAGCTCAGTCAGCAACAAGACGGGCCGTTGCGTCAGATGCTTCGGCGAGCGAATCTCAGAGGAAAAACTCTGATGGCAAAACAGTTGGCACCTTTGGTAAAAAGACTGAGGAGAGGCACAAAGCCAAGCTTTCCTCACCTTCAAAAGAGGACTCGTGGACTTTGTTCAAGCCACCTCCAGTATTTCCTGTGGACAATAGCAGTGCTAAAATTGTTCCCAAGATCAGTTATGcaagtaaagtaaaagaaaacctCAACAAAGTAGCTcaaggtggaggagaagcacTGCCTCCTCCTGTTAGACTGTCACAGGTCCCTATGTCTGCTATGAAAACTATCACCTCAGCTAGCTTTACTAATGGTCCTGTTTCTGGAAATGGAAACGGCTGCCCAGTGGGTACCTTCTTTGCTCCTGCTGCTAGTAGTATTCCACCAGCCCCATCTATCCCAAGTGGCGATAATGTAGCATCTCCTTTGGAAAGTAACTGTAGCTCTACAACTAGTCCCGTAGATGGAGAAGCATATGAGCTTAGAAAGTGTACTCTTTTAATTTACCCTTTAAATATGCAACCTGTGCTCCCTAGTGCTCGCCACCTTGACCCGCCGGCTGCTCATACAAATCAGAAAGCCTTGGGAGATATCTTCCAGAATCAGTGGGGGCTTTCCTTCATCAATGAGCCCAACTTGGGGCCAGAAGGAGGATGTGGCCAGGTGCCTGCAGAGGACAAGACTACTGTGGTCACACCTCAAAGCGAGTGTCAGGCTGTCGCAGCCAAGGCTGCCCAGCCGTGCTTTGATGTTAGCCCATCATTCTTAGAGCCTGGCACTTTGGCTCCAGAGCCCGAGAAAAGGACTTGTGCCCCTTGCAGTGTGTCTAATGCTTGTTCTCCTGCTTGTGCGACGAGCGAGGAGGAGAACAAGCTGCAGCCATGTGGCCAGGAAAAGACGAAAGCTGAGGGCAAGGGTGCAGGTTCTGCTGCGTCAGCCCCCAGTAAAGACAACGGTGCTAAGCCTGCACAGGGCCAGCTAACCACTTTGTTGTTTGGCTCATCTAAAGAACAGGCCCACTCTAAAGACATTGGCAGAAGGTGTAGCTGGGGGTCCTTTGACATTAAAGCTGCTGTCACTTATCACACTAAAG AAATGGAATTCATTTTCAACTTGCAAAAACAAG ATCCAAAAAGAGTAGTGGTTTATGATGAGACCAAGGACGGACCTGATCAGTGA